In the Harmonia axyridis chromosome 3, icHarAxyr1.1, whole genome shotgun sequence genome, one interval contains:
- the LOC123675706 gene encoding probable small nuclear ribonucleoprotein Sm D1, with the protein MKLVRFLMKLSHETVSMELKNGTVIHGTITGVDVAMNTHLKSVKVTVKNRAPVNLETLTIRGNNIRYYILPDSLPLETLLIDDTPKAKAKKKETARGAARGRGRGRGRGGPRGRGRGRGRR; encoded by the exons ATGAAACTCGTTAg gtTTCTGATGAAATTGAGCCATGAAACTGTTAGTATGGAACTTAAAAATGGTACTGTTATTCACGGCACAATCACTGGAGTTGACGTAGCTATGAATACTCACTTGAAATCAGTCAAAGTAACAGTAAAAAATAGAGCTCCTGTTAATTTGGAAACTTTAACAATTAGAGGAAACAATATAAGGTATTATATTCTTCCGGACAGTTTGCCATTAGAAACTTTACTGATAGATGACACACCAAAAGCTAAAGCAAAAAAGAAGGAAACAGCTAGGGGAGCTGCAAGAGGAAGAGGTAGAGGCAGAGGACGTGGTGGACCTAGAGGTCGTGGTAGAGGAAGAGGTCGTAGATAA
- the LOC123675708 gene encoding sodium channel protein Nach-like isoform X1 has protein sequence MRKRVSVGSQTSSAGRLNFVVVRAVQEAFRQFTKSSSLCGYRYLTEGSTLERCIWLLIHLTSLTSVIYLNLYMWQMFITDPTIVTLEKFTLPIREVPFPGISICNINRISRKAAYAMAMEYAKNSLQNVSLIFEDIKFLGKLYDFSFSDQEEEAIMRFQKFLEEYDPDRPLEVLKGDFNVLKKMSQLQLAGDCVDMLSDCRWGGINRPCADLFINELTMDGFCCIFNYFNKNDPNISKIMQENNNKTLHSTMFGRNFGLSFTLNTNLSDYFYSPIATMGSKILITSAEDFPDTTSGSLIEKLVPVGVEANLELTAQSIYTVYEAKKYSIEKRNCIFKHEVRTIFGDYSQSDCIMDCKIRSVAALCECVSFMHMKAAFSGFGYQCTLADLACLSKYAAKWRQIYPRDYMEDGLEREKQDALNCRNCYPECDTSRYFVNSEQGNIAGSNLNYSIVNIFFETPYVEQHKQDVVYYWFDMISMFGGICSLVMGISIISCVEVIVFFTYKIAENIYKFSR, from the exons ATGCGGAAAAGGGTCTCCGTAGGCTCCCAGACCTCCAGCGCGGGCAGGCTCAACTTCGTGGTGGTGAGAGCGGTGCAGGAGGCCTTCAGACAGTTCACCAAGAGTTCCAGCCTTTGTGGCTATCGCTACCTGACCGAGGGTTCCACCCTGGAAAG ATGTATATGGCTGTTGATCCACTTAACATCGTTAACTTCTGTGATATACCTGAATTTGTACATGTGGCAAATGTTCATAACGGACCCTACCATTGTAACGTTGGAGAAGTTTACCCTGCCTATCAGAGAGGTGCCATTTCCTGGAATATCCATCTGCAACATCAACAGAATAAGCAGGAAAGCGGCTTATGCAATGGCGATGGAATA CGCAAAAAATTCTCTTCAGAACGTCTCTCTCATCTTCGAAGACATCAAATTTTTGGGAAAGCTTTACGATTTCAGCTTTTCCGATCAGGAAGAAGAGGCGATTATGAGGTTTCAGAAGTTCCTGGAGGAATACGATCCAGACAGACCTTTGGAGGTTCTCAAGGGGGACTTTAACGTGTTGAAGAAGATGAGCCAG ttacagttaGCCGGAGATTGCGTCGACATGCTATCAGACTGCAGATGGGGCGGCATCAACAGGCCGTGTGCTGACCTCTTCATCAACGAGTTGACCATGGACGGATTCTGCTGCATCTTCAACTACTTCAACAAGAACGATCCAAATATATCCAAAATTAT gcAGGAGAACAACAACAAAACCCTGCACTCCACAATGTTCGGACGTAACTTTGGGCTCTCCTTCACTTTAAATACAAATCTGAGCGATTACTTTTACTCCCCAATAGCCACCATGGGTTCTAAA ATTCTCATCACATCGGCCGAAGATTTTCCTGATACCACGTCAGGTAGCTTGATAGAGAAATTGGTTCCTGTCGGGGTCGAGGCCAATCTAGAATTGACAGCGCAAAGTATTTACACCGTTTACGAGGCAaagaaatattccattgaaaag CGTAACTGTATCTTCAAACACGAGGTGCGCACCATCTTTGGTGATTATTCCCAGAGTGACTGCATCATGGATTGCAAGATAAGGAGTGTAGCCGCCCTCTGTGAGTGCGTCTCTTTTATGCACATGAAGGCTGCTTTTTCTGGATTTGGTTATCAGTGCACCTTAGCCGACTTGGCCTGTCTTAGCAAGTATGCGGCCAAGTGGAGGCAGATTTACCCCAGGGACTACATGGAGGATGGTCTTGAAAGGGAGAAGCAGGACGCTCTCAATTGTCGAAACTGCTATCCGGAATGCGACACCTCTAGATATTTCGTCAACAGTGAGCAAGGCAACATTGCAGG TTCCAATCTCAACTACAGTATTGTCAACATATTCTTTGAAACGCCATACGTAGAGCAGCACAAGCAGGATGTGGTTTACTATTGGTTTGATATGATCA GTATGTTCGGAGGCATTTGCAGTCTTGTTATGGGCATCAGTATCATCAGTTGTGTCGAGGTCATTGTTTTTTTCACTTATAAGATAGCAGAGAACATTTACAAGTTTTCTAGGTAG
- the LOC123675703 gene encoding protein dj-1beta-like — protein sequence MSKKACVFLAPGAEEMEFVISVDVLRRGDVNVTVAGLPSNATVKCSRQVNIVPDCSLAEAALKGPYDLLVLPGGLGGAQALAKSDEVGKLLKEQESSGRLIAAICAAPTALKAHEIGIGKSITSYPSVELQLTEGGKYSYKQDKVVVDGNIITSRGPGTAFEFALKLVDLLNGKEKAIEVAKAMLLTY from the exons ATGTCGAAAAAAGCATGCGTTTTCTTAGCACCAGGAGCTGAAGAAATGGAATTTGTTATTTCTGTTGATGTTCTTAGAAGAGGTGAT GTGAATGTTACTGTTGCTGGCTTACCCTCTAATGCTACTGTGAAATGCAGTAGGCAAGTGAATATTGTACCTGATTGTAGTTTAGCAGAGGCTGCTTTAAAAGGTCCATATGATCTGTTAGTATTACCAGGAGGCTTAGGGGGAGCTCAGGCTTTAGCTAAATCTGATGAAGTTGGTAAATTGTTGAAGGAGCAAGAGTCTTCTGGTAGACTTATTGCAGCAATTTGTGCAG CCCCAACTGCATTGAAAGCTCATGAAATAGGTATTGGAAAAAGCATAACCTCATATCCTTCAGTAGAACTCCAACTCACAGAAGGTGGTAAATACTCTTATAAACAAGACAAAGTAGTTGTAGATGGAAACATTATCACAAGCCGTGGACCTGGTACGGCATTTGAATTTGCTCTTAAACTTGTCGATTTATTGAATGGAAAAGAGAAAGCCATAGAAGTAGCCAAGGCAATGCTTttaacatattga
- the LOC123675708 gene encoding sodium channel protein Nach-like isoform X2 yields the protein MRKRVSVGSQTSSAGRLNFVVVRAVQEAFRQFTKSSSLCGYRYLTEGSTLERCIWLLIHLTSLTSVIYLNLYMWQMFITDPTIVTLEKFTLPIREVPFPGISICNINRISRKAAYAMAMEYAKNSLQNVSLIFEDIKFLGKLYDFSFSDQEEEAIMRFQKFLEEYDPDRPLEVLKGDFNVLKKMSQLAGDCVDMLSDCRWGGINRPCADLFINELTMDGFCCIFNYFNKNDPNISKIMQENNNKTLHSTMFGRNFGLSFTLNTNLSDYFYSPIATMGSKILITSAEDFPDTTSGSLIEKLVPVGVEANLELTAQSIYTVYEAKKYSIEKRNCIFKHEVRTIFGDYSQSDCIMDCKIRSVAALCECVSFMHMKAAFSGFGYQCTLADLACLSKYAAKWRQIYPRDYMEDGLEREKQDALNCRNCYPECDTSRYFVNSEQGNIAGSNLNYSIVNIFFETPYVEQHKQDVVYYWFDMISMFGGICSLVMGISIISCVEVIVFFTYKIAENIYKFSR from the exons ATGCGGAAAAGGGTCTCCGTAGGCTCCCAGACCTCCAGCGCGGGCAGGCTCAACTTCGTGGTGGTGAGAGCGGTGCAGGAGGCCTTCAGACAGTTCACCAAGAGTTCCAGCCTTTGTGGCTATCGCTACCTGACCGAGGGTTCCACCCTGGAAAG ATGTATATGGCTGTTGATCCACTTAACATCGTTAACTTCTGTGATATACCTGAATTTGTACATGTGGCAAATGTTCATAACGGACCCTACCATTGTAACGTTGGAGAAGTTTACCCTGCCTATCAGAGAGGTGCCATTTCCTGGAATATCCATCTGCAACATCAACAGAATAAGCAGGAAAGCGGCTTATGCAATGGCGATGGAATA CGCAAAAAATTCTCTTCAGAACGTCTCTCTCATCTTCGAAGACATCAAATTTTTGGGAAAGCTTTACGATTTCAGCTTTTCCGATCAGGAAGAAGAGGCGATTATGAGGTTTCAGAAGTTCCTGGAGGAATACGATCCAGACAGACCTTTGGAGGTTCTCAAGGGGGACTTTAACGTGTTGAAGAAGATGAGCCAG ttaGCCGGAGATTGCGTCGACATGCTATCAGACTGCAGATGGGGCGGCATCAACAGGCCGTGTGCTGACCTCTTCATCAACGAGTTGACCATGGACGGATTCTGCTGCATCTTCAACTACTTCAACAAGAACGATCCAAATATATCCAAAATTAT gcAGGAGAACAACAACAAAACCCTGCACTCCACAATGTTCGGACGTAACTTTGGGCTCTCCTTCACTTTAAATACAAATCTGAGCGATTACTTTTACTCCCCAATAGCCACCATGGGTTCTAAA ATTCTCATCACATCGGCCGAAGATTTTCCTGATACCACGTCAGGTAGCTTGATAGAGAAATTGGTTCCTGTCGGGGTCGAGGCCAATCTAGAATTGACAGCGCAAAGTATTTACACCGTTTACGAGGCAaagaaatattccattgaaaag CGTAACTGTATCTTCAAACACGAGGTGCGCACCATCTTTGGTGATTATTCCCAGAGTGACTGCATCATGGATTGCAAGATAAGGAGTGTAGCCGCCCTCTGTGAGTGCGTCTCTTTTATGCACATGAAGGCTGCTTTTTCTGGATTTGGTTATCAGTGCACCTTAGCCGACTTGGCCTGTCTTAGCAAGTATGCGGCCAAGTGGAGGCAGATTTACCCCAGGGACTACATGGAGGATGGTCTTGAAAGGGAGAAGCAGGACGCTCTCAATTGTCGAAACTGCTATCCGGAATGCGACACCTCTAGATATTTCGTCAACAGTGAGCAAGGCAACATTGCAGG TTCCAATCTCAACTACAGTATTGTCAACATATTCTTTGAAACGCCATACGTAGAGCAGCACAAGCAGGATGTGGTTTACTATTGGTTTGATATGATCA GTATGTTCGGAGGCATTTGCAGTCTTGTTATGGGCATCAGTATCATCAGTTGTGTCGAGGTCATTGTTTTTTTCACTTATAAGATAGCAGAGAACATTTACAAGTTTTCTAGGTAG
- the LOC123675707 gene encoding peroxisome assembly protein 12 isoform X2: protein MAHYAANFTTTSQCKPSVLEILAQDSLSEIFYPAIRTLILASSYPEKYNWLFEHHEEILLAINGLLQYYYFKNFDASFSENFYGLKRVYNNDQPLGEFCKLVCASYAAFLPYLKRKMEGRYNLYMAQDIEGTLENGFTDRMKKKFMMVYPLLKSGCAGDFSRSFVKNMMISALEGLAFYTQFIQSLNNLKPNFNTEALPKISAPIADNKSKNFKEKCPICKQYWKLPSVLLVSGYVFCFTCIMKHLREHQYCPVTKVPAKPLDIVRIFEGE, encoded by the exons ATGGCGCATTATGCTGCAAATTTCACCACAACTTCACAATGTAAACCATCCGTTTTAGAAATTTTGGCTCAAGAttcattatctgaaattttttatcCGGCTATACGAACTTTGATATTG GCATCTTCATATCCAGAAAAATACAACTGGTTATTTGAACATCATGAAGAAATTTTGCTAGCAATTAATGGACtattacaatattattatttcaaaaactttg ATGCCTCATTCTCAGAAAATTTTTACGGTCTCAAAAGAGTATATAACAATGATCAGCCACTGGGTGAATTCTGTAAATTAGTGTGTGCATCTTATGCAGCTTTCTTGCCTTATCTCAAAAGAAAAATGGAAGGGAGATATAACCTTTACATGGCCCAGGATATTGAAGGAACGTTGGAAAAT GGCTTTACAGATCGAATGAAAAAGAAGTTTATGATGGTATATCCCTTACTGAAATCAGGGTG TGCTGGAGATTTTTCTAGAAGTTTTGTCAAGAATATGATGATAAGTGCTTTGGAAGGTTTAGCATTCTACACTCAATTCATACAATCGTTGAACAATttaaaaccaaatttcaatacAGAGGCACTACCTAAAATATCAGCACCCATT gctgacaataaatcgaaaaattttaaggaaaaatgtCCTATATGTAAACAGTACTGGAAGTTGCCATCTGTTTTATTAGTATCAGG ATATGTATTCTGTTTTACTTGTATTATGAAACATCTGAGGGAGCACCAATATTGTCCTGTGACCAAAGTTCCAGCTAAACCATTGGATATAGTGCGAATATTCGAGGGAGAATAA
- the LOC123675702 gene encoding serine/arginine-rich splicing factor 1A-like has product MSSGRNDCRIYVGNLPPDIRSKDIQDLFYKFGKVTFVDLKNRRGPPFAFVEFEDPRDADDAVHARDGYDYDGYRLRVEFPRGGGHGGGFRGGRGGGGGGDRGRSSRGPPARRSQFRVLVTGLPPSGSWQDLKDHMREAGDVCFADSFKDGSGVVEFLRYEDMKYAIKKLDDSRFRSHEGEVSYIRVKEDKGGSDRRSGPRSRSRSYSPKRRGSPTYSPVKRSYSRSRSRS; this is encoded by the exons ATGAGTAGTGGTCGTAATGATTGTCGTATATATGTGGGAAATCTTCCACCAGATATTAGAAGCAAGGATATTCAAGATCTCTTCTACAAATTCGGCAAAGTTACGTTCGTTGATCTCAAGAACAGACGAGGGCCTCCTTTTGCTTTCGTTGAATTTGAAGACCCTAG GGATGCCGATGACGCTGTTCACGCTAGAGATGGGTATGATTATGACGGTTATAGGCTAAGGGTTGAATTCCCCAGAGGAGGTGGGCATGGAGGAGGATTCCGAGGTGGCAGAGGGGGAGGAGGAGGAGGAGATCGTGGAAGAAGTTCCAGAGGACCACCAGCTAGAAGATCCCAATTTAGAGTACTTGTCACTG GCCTTCCTCCATCTGGATCTTGGCAAGATTTGAAGGACCATATGAGAGAAGCTGGTGATGTTTGCTTTGCAGACTCATTCAAAGATGGATCAGGAGTTGTCGAATTCTTAAGATATGAAGACATGAAATATGCTATAAAAAAACTTGATGACTCTAGATTCAGATCACATGAG GGGGAGGTTTCTTACATTCGCGTGAAGGAAGATAAAGGTGGAAGCGATAGAAGGTCTGGTCCAAGGTCACGTAGTCGTTCTTACTCCCCAAAACGTCGAGGTTCTCCAACATATTCACCTGTGAAAAGGAGCTACTCTAGGAGCAGATCTCGTTCTTAA
- the LOC123675707 gene encoding peroxisome assembly protein 12 isoform X1, translated as MAHYAANFTTTSQCKPSVLEILAQDSLSEIFYPAIRTLILASSYPEKYNWLFEHHEEILLAINGLLQYYYFKNFDASFSENFYGLKRVYNNDQPLGEFCKLVCASYAAFLPYLKRKMEGRYNLYMAQDIEGTLENGFTDRMKKKFMMVYPLLKSGWYVWLVVNYLKYMGGVVEGQLPILNVLNTKLIYSPQMPSSTIWNIFSIGNLSAGDFSRSFVKNMMISALEGLAFYTQFIQSLNNLKPNFNTEALPKISAPIADNKSKNFKEKCPICKQYWKLPSVLLVSGYVFCFTCIMKHLREHQYCPVTKVPAKPLDIVRIFEGE; from the exons ATGGCGCATTATGCTGCAAATTTCACCACAACTTCACAATGTAAACCATCCGTTTTAGAAATTTTGGCTCAAGAttcattatctgaaattttttatcCGGCTATACGAACTTTGATATTG GCATCTTCATATCCAGAAAAATACAACTGGTTATTTGAACATCATGAAGAAATTTTGCTAGCAATTAATGGACtattacaatattattatttcaaaaactttg ATGCCTCATTCTCAGAAAATTTTTACGGTCTCAAAAGAGTATATAACAATGATCAGCCACTGGGTGAATTCTGTAAATTAGTGTGTGCATCTTATGCAGCTTTCTTGCCTTATCTCAAAAGAAAAATGGAAGGGAGATATAACCTTTACATGGCCCAGGATATTGAAGGAACGTTGGAAAAT GGCTTTACAGATCGAATGAAAAAGAAGTTTATGATGGTATATCCCTTACTGAAATCAGGGTGGTATGTTTGGCTAGTAGTTAATTATCTGAAATATATGGGTGGTGTTGTAGAAGGCCAGCTTCCCATATTAAATGTGCTGAATACTAAGTTGATTTATTCACCACAGATGCCAAGTTCTACAATTTGGAACATTTTCTCGATAGGAAATTTGAG TGCTGGAGATTTTTCTAGAAGTTTTGTCAAGAATATGATGATAAGTGCTTTGGAAGGTTTAGCATTCTACACTCAATTCATACAATCGTTGAACAATttaaaaccaaatttcaatacAGAGGCACTACCTAAAATATCAGCACCCATT gctgacaataaatcgaaaaattttaaggaaaaatgtCCTATATGTAAACAGTACTGGAAGTTGCCATCTGTTTTATTAGTATCAGG ATATGTATTCTGTTTTACTTGTATTATGAAACATCTGAGGGAGCACCAATATTGTCCTGTGACCAAAGTTCCAGCTAAACCATTGGATATAGTGCGAATATTCGAGGGAGAATAA
- the LOC123675705 gene encoding serine/arginine-rich splicing factor 1A-like, which produces MSNSRNDCRIYVGNLPPDIRSKDIQDLFYKFGKVTFVDLKNRRGPPFAFVEFEDPRDADDAVRARDGYDYDGYRLRVEFPRGSGHGGFRGGRGGGGGGDRGRSSRGPPARRSQFRVLVTGLPSSGSWQDLKDHMREAGDVCFADSFKDGSGVVEFLRYEDMKYAIKKLDDSRFRSHEGEVSYIRVKEDKGGNDRRSDARSRSRSYSPKRRGSPTYSPLKHSYSRSRSRS; this is translated from the exons ATGAGCAATAGTCGTAATGATTGTCGTATTTATGTGGGAAATCTTCCTCCAGATATTAGATCAAAAGACATTCAAGATCTTTTTTATAAATTCGGCAAAGTGACGTTTGTTGATCTTAAGAATCGACGAGGTCCTCCTTTTGCTTTTGTGGAATTTGAAGATCCAAG AGACGCTGATGATGCTGTACGTGCAAGGGATGGGTATGATTATGATGGTTATAGACTAAGGGTTGAATTTCCTAGAGGAAGTGGACATGGAGGATTCCGCGGTGGCAGAGGTGGAGGCGGAGGAGGTGACCGTGGCAGAAGTTCTAGAGGACCACCAGCTAGGAGGTCTCAATTTAGAGTGCTTGTTACTG GTCTTCCCTCATCAGGGTCTTGGCAAGATTTGAAGGACCATATGAGAGAAGCTGGTGATGTTTGCTTTGCAGACTCTTTCAAAGATGGATCAGGAGTTGTCGAATTCTTGAGATATGAAGATATGAAATATGCTATAAAGAAACTTGATGACTCTAGATTTAGATCACATGAG gGAGAAGTTTCCTATATTCGAGTGAAAGAAGATAAGGGTGGTAATGACAGAAGGTCTGATGCAAGATCAAGAAGCCGTTCTTACTCTCCCAAACGACGTGGCTCCCCAACATATTCACCACTAAAGCATAGTTATTCAAGGAGTAGATCTCGTTCATGA